The Brassica napus cultivar Da-Ae chromosome C7, Da-Ae, whole genome shotgun sequence genome has a segment encoding these proteins:
- the LOC106384211 gene encoding uncharacterized protein LOC106384211, whose protein sequence is MHIISIDLVISSESRETDKDIELLFNKVSRKPKRTLKKEQDPGKFLIPCSIHSHHLPNALCDTASAVNIMAIDTAGLLGLKMEPSKDSFTFVDSSRVNSAGMIKKVKVEIGECIILVNFHAMDIKSGKTSPLLFGRAFMATVGVVCDLKRNKMCLTNVDETIFYDPMEKKKSEELISCIDMFEDPGPTTDSNCEPTIPESASVDFRTLASVDFQSSESIDNKPSESDDSQSSESIDTKPSASVDASKFQNNPRLRSLNGSLEYRVRCRGGSESFTKARVLCDPELKEKGEAFARAFINCINKMRKRDTETCSGASSHAHPD, encoded by the exons ATGCATATCATAAGTATAGACTTGGTAATTTCTTCAGAGAGTAGAGAGACTGATAAGGATATTGAGCTCCTATTCAACAAAGTCAGCCGTAAACCCAAGAGGACACTGAAGAAGGAACAAGATCCTGGAAAGTTCCTGATTCCATGTTCTATACATAGCCACCATTTACCAAACGCCCTATGCGATACTGCATCTGCAGTCAACATCATGGCCATAGACACTGCTGGGCTATTAGGACTAAAGATGGAACCTTCTAAAGATAGTTTCACATTCGTGGATAGCTCCCGAGTAAACTCAGCAGGCATGATCAAGAAAGTTAAGGTGGAGATAGGGGAATGCATTATCCTTGTGAACTTTCATGCTATGGATATCAAATCAGGCAAGACATCTCCACTTCTTTTTGGAAGAGCCTTCATGGCTACAGTAGGGGTAGTTTGTGATCTTAAGAGAAATAAGATGTGTCTGACTAATGTTGATGAAACCATCTTCTATGATCCCatggaaaagaagaaaagtgaGGAGCTTATTTCATGCATAGATATGTTTGAAGATCCAGGACCTACAACTGATTCAAATTGCGAGCCTACAATACCAGAATCAGCGTCAGTCGACTTTAGAACTTTAGCATCGGTTGACTTCCAAtcctcagaatcgatcgacaataAGCCTTCAGAATCTGACGACTCTCAgtcttcagaatcgatcgacacgaAGCCTTCAGCATCGGTCGATGCCTCCAAGTTTCAGAACAACCCGAGACTGAGaagtctaa ACGGTAGTCTTGAGTATAGAGTGCGCTGCAGAGGAGGTTCTGAATCCTTTACCAAGGCCAGAGTGCTATGTGATCCAGAACTGAAAGAGAAAGGGGAAGCTTTTGCAAGAGCTTTTATCAACTGCATTAACAagatgagaaagagagacactGAGACTTGTTCTGGAGCAAGTTCTCATGCTCATCCAGACTAA